Proteins encoded in a region of the Atopobium sp. oral taxon 416 genome:
- a CDS encoding glycoside hydrolase family 1 protein: MSKQFPDGFFWGGALAANQCEGAWDADGRGPSIDDHLTGGSFKLSRMLTQDIKPGVFYPNHDGIDFYHHYADDIALFAEMGFNMLRVSISWSRIFPNGDEKEPNKAGLAFYDSLFDCMHQHNIEPLVTLSHYEMPWGLVEKYNGWESRETIDCFVHYCETVFKCYKDKVHWWLTFNEINTGTTDMGTLLSTSMVKGYNGPISGLKTTPQQRFQALHHQFVASGRVVQLAHEKYPDFKVGNMDCFILSYPATCDPKDILANEAQMRLSNWFCSDVQVRGYYPAYARRYFKENNVELKMEPGDLDDIAGGKVDFYTFSYYMSNVVGTHKDLQKAQGNMTIGGKNPYLPSTDWGWQIDPDGLRYALNEIYDRYEIPIMVVENGMGARDKVEADGSIHDTYRIDYLRKHVAAMREAVVDGVNLIGYTWWGPIDIVSAGTGEFAKRYGFIYVDKHDDGTGTLNRSRKDSFYAYQKIIKSNGADLS, encoded by the coding sequence ATGAGCAAACAGTTTCCCGACGGTTTCTTCTGGGGCGGTGCCCTGGCAGCAAATCAGTGCGAAGGTGCTTGGGATGCTGATGGGCGAGGACCCTCGATCGATGACCACCTAACGGGTGGTAGTTTCAAGCTTTCCCGTATGCTTACACAAGATATCAAGCCCGGTGTGTTCTATCCGAACCACGATGGCATTGACTTTTATCATCACTATGCAGATGACATTGCCCTTTTTGCCGAGATGGGCTTCAATATGCTCAGGGTCTCCATCTCCTGGAGCCGTATCTTCCCGAATGGCGATGAGAAGGAGCCGAACAAAGCTGGCCTTGCCTTCTATGATTCTCTCTTCGATTGTATGCATCAGCACAATATCGAACCTTTGGTGACGCTGAGTCACTACGAGATGCCTTGGGGCTTAGTCGAGAAGTACAACGGTTGGGAATCACGTGAGACCATTGACTGCTTCGTGCATTACTGTGAAACGGTCTTTAAGTGCTACAAGGATAAGGTACATTGGTGGCTTACTTTCAATGAGATTAACACCGGCACTACTGATATGGGCACCCTGCTCTCCACTAGCATGGTGAAAGGTTATAATGGTCCGATTTCAGGACTCAAGACTACCCCACAGCAGCGCTTCCAGGCGCTGCATCACCAGTTTGTCGCTTCAGGCCGTGTGGTTCAGCTTGCCCATGAGAAGTATCCTGACTTCAAGGTCGGCAATATGGACTGCTTCATCTTGAGCTATCCTGCCACCTGCGATCCGAAGGATATCCTCGCGAACGAAGCGCAGATGCGCTTGTCCAACTGGTTCTGCTCCGACGTCCAGGTCCGTGGCTACTATCCTGCCTATGCGCGTCGGTACTTCAAAGAAAACAATGTCGAACTCAAGATGGAGCCGGGCGACCTCGACGATATCGCTGGGGGCAAAGTGGACTTTTACACCTTCAGCTACTATATGTCCAACGTAGTAGGCACGCATAAGGATCTCCAAAAGGCTCAGGGTAATATGACCATAGGTGGCAAGAATCCTTATCTGCCTTCCACTGACTGGGGCTGGCAGATCGACCCTGATGGTCTGCGTTATGCTTTGAACGAGATCTATGACCGTTATGAAATCCCGATTATGGTCGTCGAGAACGGTATGGGTGCGCGAGACAAGGTGGAAGCAGACGGTTCCATCCACGATACGTACCGTATCGACTATCTGAGAAAGCACGTCGCTGCTATGCGTGAGGCGGTGGTAGACGGTGTCAATCTTATCGGTTACACCTGGTGGGGACCGATTGATATCGTCTCCGCTGGCACCGGTGAGTTTGCAAAGCGGTATGGCTTTATCTACGTCGACAAACACGACGACGGCACGGGTACCCTCAACCGTAGTCGCAAAGACAGCTTCTACGCTTATCAGAAGATCATCAAGAGCAACGGAGCTGACCTTTCCTAG
- a CDS encoding nucleoside hydrolase has product METTPVIIDTDPGCDDALALMLALASPELDIQLITSTAGNVPIGLTTHNARLIEDFLGTKVPIAKGFSAMSVTEDGYDDYHHGATGLGAFQCDIDVTGDGLLLPETAVQAQVDLLMQAQKKVTIVALGPLTNLAVLLRDYGNEVRPHISRLIIMGGAFGRGNIAPYTEFNIGCDPKAAATVFSSGLPITLLPLEAANMALLTLDDLNELSQLNRVGKAASELMSSPKGQAPEATKPLFDPSTIAYLIHPEFFKTDSYHVEVECEGTYTQGATVIYQGEKREPQMDKPPINVAYSVDVGKFKAWIRETLARWSTHGA; this is encoded by the coding sequence ATGGAAACAACTCCCGTCATTATCGACACCGACCCGGGTTGCGACGATGCGCTCGCGCTGATGCTTGCCCTCGCCTCGCCTGAGTTGGACATCCAGCTCATCACCTCCACGGCAGGCAACGTCCCCATCGGACTCACGACTCACAATGCCCGTCTCATCGAGGACTTTCTCGGAACCAAGGTCCCGATCGCTAAAGGCTTTTCCGCCATGAGCGTCACTGAAGACGGCTATGACGACTACCACCACGGCGCCACCGGCCTTGGGGCGTTTCAGTGTGATATCGACGTCACCGGCGATGGATTGCTCCTACCGGAGACCGCCGTGCAGGCACAGGTAGATCTCCTGATGCAGGCACAGAAAAAGGTCACGATTGTAGCGCTCGGCCCTCTTACCAACCTCGCGGTACTGCTCAGGGACTACGGCAACGAGGTCCGCCCCCACATCTCTCGTCTCATTATCATGGGTGGCGCCTTCGGGCGCGGCAATATCGCCCCCTACACCGAATTCAATATCGGATGTGATCCGAAAGCTGCGGCTACCGTATTTTCCTCAGGGCTGCCGATCACGCTGCTCCCGCTTGAGGCTGCGAACATGGCGCTCCTGACGCTCGATGACCTCAACGAACTGAGCCAGCTCAACAGAGTCGGCAAAGCTGCCTCAGAGCTCATGTCGAGTCCGAAGGGCCAGGCCCCCGAAGCGACCAAACCGCTCTTTGACCCTTCGACGATCGCCTATCTGATCCACCCGGAGTTCTTCAAGACTGATTCGTACCACGTCGAGGTCGAATGTGAGGGCACCTATACCCAGGGTGCCACGGTGATCTATCAGGGAGAGAAACGGGAGCCCCAGATGGATAAACCCCCTATCAATGTCGCATATAGCGTGGACGTTGGGAAATTCAAAGCTTGGATCAGGGAGACCCTCGCGCGCTGGTCAACGCATGGAGCATGA
- a CDS encoding acylphosphatase, giving the protein MAENNRGTSDTGGLRRIKVHFTGQVQGVGFRWTSQRLATQLGLAGWVHNEWDGTVKMELQGLNERIKQFFGLLQNQYSRWHIDYRIANIDDIPVDPDDHDFIVRLHGVE; this is encoded by the coding sequence GTGGCTGAGAACAATCGGGGAACCTCCGATACTGGTGGTCTTCGCCGTATCAAAGTCCATTTCACCGGACAGGTTCAGGGTGTCGGTTTCAGATGGACTTCACAAAGGTTAGCAACACAGCTCGGGCTCGCCGGCTGGGTGCACAACGAGTGGGATGGCACCGTCAAGATGGAGCTGCAGGGCCTCAACGAGAGGATCAAACAGTTTTTCGGACTGCTGCAGAACCAGTACAGCCGCTGGCACATTGACTATAGGATCGCAAACATCGACGATATCCCGGTCGATCCGGACGATCACGACTTTATCGTGCGCCTGCACGGAGTAGAGTAG
- a CDS encoding ABC transporter ATP-binding protein, whose protein sequence is MAFVEFSGVNKIYNMGGKDVAAVKDMNFTCERGEFVVIIGPSGAGKTTVLNMLGGMDSCTLGTITVGDRVVSSMNERELTLYRRYDVGFVFQFYNLIQNLTALENVELASQICKHPLDPAEVLKDVGLGKRLNNFPAQLSGGEQQRVSIARAIAKNPKLLLCDEPTGALDYQTGKAILKLLQDTCRNSGRTVIVITHNAAFKDIADRVISIHDGHATGNEINEHPVDASTLVW, encoded by the coding sequence ATGGCATTCGTTGAATTTTCCGGCGTGAATAAAATCTATAACATGGGCGGAAAGGATGTCGCTGCGGTCAAAGATATGAATTTTACCTGTGAGCGTGGCGAATTTGTCGTAATTATTGGCCCCTCCGGAGCAGGCAAGACGACGGTCCTGAACATGCTCGGTGGGATGGACTCCTGCACCTTGGGTACCATCACAGTCGGTGATAGGGTTGTCTCCTCGATGAACGAACGGGAGCTGACGCTCTATCGACGCTACGATGTCGGCTTTGTGTTCCAGTTCTACAACCTGATCCAGAACCTCACCGCGCTTGAAAACGTGGAGTTAGCCTCACAGATCTGCAAACATCCGCTTGATCCGGCGGAAGTCCTGAAGGATGTCGGGCTGGGAAAGCGTCTGAACAACTTCCCGGCGCAACTCTCCGGCGGCGAGCAGCAGCGCGTCTCCATTGCGCGCGCGATCGCTAAAAATCCGAAGCTGTTGCTGTGCGATGAGCCGACCGGCGCCCTGGACTATCAGACCGGTAAGGCGATTCTGAAACTGCTGCAGGATACCTGCCGCAACAGCGGCCGTACCGTGATCGTAATCACCCACAATGCGGCCTTTAAGGACATCGCCGACCGCGTGATTTCGATCCATGATGGGCATGCGACGGGCAATGAAATCAACGAGCATCCGGTCGACGCCTCGACCTTGGTTTGGTAG
- a CDS encoding FtsX-like permease family protein produces MRSAFAKDLFHSITGSMGRFLAILGIVALGCGFFVGLNMTGRDMRYSADNYYDATQLYDIRLISSMGLTQDQVDMIQDVEGVKDVMPTYSTDAMASLNSDQYVVRISALPEAAPLGRNPNAKGYLNQIDLIEGRWPQAPNECVMSYDRVMREDLHIGDTIAILYGSTDLDNVLTQKTFTVVGLVRDADYVDQTVLGTTTLGGGSLEQYLYVPREAFSDSMPYTQVYVTVEGADQQQAYSDGYDKAVEEVEDRLRAESPELAASRLSEIQAEAQKQVDDARNTYNEQAQSVQDQLDQGQQQLDQALDTLSQSSDQLRSSEDQLAQGRQELEQRRAEALAQLDQTRQQLSDAQAQLDAAQAQVGITQDDVTSYEQQVAQGRAQTAQARATIERARADLGVIEASRDAFSGFLQQTGIPTEEELEQLRSTAQSALRAADDLYRTDLIDPTSQDVQNQVRQVAQQVRTALGDIDLSGSGDGLVEELRQAAQTIVDEIIPGTLNQLDDGLAQGTSQLDSAEAELRVRQDQLDQAQSALNQINQGRIQLAQGWEQYTQQSMEASRQLAAAEQQLSDSTQQLLDGSNQITQGYADTVTGLTTLADQRLNAAQQLADGAQQLQNAQNAVNSIQAPNIYVLDRNQGVGQLSYGNDASRMDRIAGVFPLFFFLVAALVALTTMTRMVESDRVELGTLKALGYSTMKIASKYLIYALLASTTGAVIGILFLSQFLPYVIMNAYGIMYVVPLPSLPLPIDPGLGFGAGAAGVGITLIATLVAVWVEMKQTPASLMVPEAPKPGKRILLERIKPLWAHVSFLWKVTLRNIFRYKRRLVMTIVGIAGCTALLLTGLSVRNAVQDIINNQFGDIMHYNLTLGFRSDATDEDKQNAIQYLEDTGHYNSSAWGTSYNMQAGTDGHDPEQMQMIVPEDTSEMSKQITMRERVSKRPVEFDDNSVLVTEKMATNLGLHVGDTVQVYQQDEIGNATGDGTPLKVTGIVENYIYNYVYVGKDAYKAAFSQDPTFDHLYANVGGGESEHQAIMEDLHGRDGTDTVVFNDETIKSYRSMMSTVDQVMMILVISAAMLAFIVLYNLTNINISERVREIASLRVLGFTHREVEIYVFRETLLLTLLGALIGLVGGYFMEQFVIVTVEVDLVMFGRTIHTISYFQALGITMVFALIVMAALTPKLRRIDMVESLKSVD; encoded by the coding sequence ATGAGAAGTGCATTCGCAAAGGATCTCTTCCACTCGATCACCGGTTCGATGGGGCGCTTTCTGGCCATCTTGGGCATCGTCGCCCTCGGCTGCGGCTTCTTCGTCGGCCTCAATATGACCGGCCGGGATATGCGCTATAGTGCGGATAACTACTACGATGCCACCCAACTTTACGATATCCGCCTGATCTCCTCGATGGGGTTAACCCAGGATCAGGTTGATATGATTCAAGACGTAGAGGGCGTCAAGGACGTGATGCCCACCTATTCTACTGATGCGATGGCATCCCTGAACTCCGACCAATATGTGGTGCGCATCAGCGCACTGCCCGAAGCTGCACCCCTGGGGAGAAATCCGAATGCGAAAGGCTACCTCAACCAGATCGATCTGATCGAGGGTAGGTGGCCACAGGCCCCCAATGAGTGCGTGATGTCTTACGACCGCGTGATGCGAGAAGACTTACACATCGGGGACACGATCGCGATCCTCTATGGCAGTACCGATCTGGACAATGTTCTGACCCAGAAGACCTTCACGGTAGTCGGTCTCGTCCGTGATGCGGACTATGTGGACCAGACCGTACTCGGTACTACCACACTCGGCGGTGGCTCCCTGGAGCAGTACCTCTATGTCCCGCGTGAGGCATTCTCTGACTCGATGCCCTATACCCAGGTCTATGTGACTGTGGAGGGGGCAGACCAGCAGCAGGCGTACTCGGATGGCTACGACAAGGCAGTCGAGGAGGTTGAAGACCGTCTCAGGGCAGAGTCCCCGGAGCTTGCAGCCTCAAGGCTTTCAGAGATCCAAGCCGAAGCGCAGAAGCAGGTCGATGATGCGAGGAATACGTATAACGAGCAGGCGCAAAGTGTGCAGGATCAGCTGGATCAAGGCCAGCAGCAGCTCGACCAGGCGCTCGATACCCTGAGCCAGAGCAGTGATCAGCTGCGCTCAAGCGAGGATCAGTTGGCGCAGGGACGCCAAGAGCTTGAGCAGCGCCGCGCCGAAGCGCTGGCACAGCTCGATCAAACCCGCCAACAGTTAAGCGATGCCCAGGCTCAGCTCGATGCGGCGCAGGCACAGGTTGGAATCACCCAGGACGATGTCACCTCCTATGAACAGCAGGTGGCGCAGGGCAGAGCGCAGACTGCTCAGGCACGTGCGACAATTGAGCGGGCTCGGGCTGATCTCGGTGTGATCGAGGCGAGCCGGGATGCCTTCTCCGGCTTCCTGCAGCAGACCGGAATCCCCACTGAGGAAGAGCTCGAACAACTGCGGAGCACCGCGCAGAGCGCCCTTAGGGCAGCCGATGACCTCTATAGAACTGACTTGATCGATCCGACCTCACAGGACGTACAGAACCAGGTGAGACAGGTCGCCCAACAGGTGCGCACAGCCCTCGGCGACATTGACCTTTCAGGCAGTGGTGATGGCCTTGTTGAAGAGCTACGTCAGGCAGCCCAGACCATCGTGGATGAGATCATCCCGGGAACCTTAAATCAGCTCGACGACGGACTGGCACAGGGAACCTCACAGCTCGACTCCGCTGAGGCAGAGCTTAGAGTAAGGCAAGATCAACTGGATCAGGCACAGTCCGCCCTCAATCAGATCAACCAGGGGAGAATACAGCTCGCACAGGGCTGGGAGCAGTACACGCAGCAGAGCATGGAAGCCTCCCGGCAGCTCGCCGCCGCAGAGCAGCAGCTGTCAGACTCAACGCAACAGCTCCTGGACGGTTCCAATCAGATAACGCAGGGCTATGCGGATACGGTTACAGGCTTGACCACCCTGGCCGATCAACGGCTGAATGCCGCCCAGCAGCTCGCCGATGGGGCACAACAACTGCAGAATGCCCAAAACGCGGTGAACTCCATCCAGGCGCCGAATATCTATGTGCTCGACCGGAATCAGGGCGTGGGACAGCTGAGCTATGGGAATGACGCTTCCCGCATGGACCGCATCGCGGGCGTGTTCCCGCTCTTCTTCTTTTTGGTGGCGGCTCTCGTCGCGTTGACGACGATGACGAGAATGGTGGAGAGCGACCGGGTGGAGCTCGGCACCCTCAAGGCGCTCGGCTATTCGACGATGAAGATCGCAAGCAAGTACCTGATCTATGCGCTGCTCGCTTCCACGACCGGTGCCGTTATCGGCATCCTCTTCCTCTCGCAGTTCCTGCCCTACGTTATTATGAACGCCTACGGCATCATGTACGTAGTACCACTGCCCTCGTTGCCCTTACCGATCGATCCGGGGCTCGGGTTCGGCGCGGGTGCCGCAGGTGTCGGTATCACCCTGATTGCGACGCTCGTCGCGGTGTGGGTGGAGATGAAGCAGACTCCGGCTTCACTGATGGTGCCGGAGGCCCCGAAGCCGGGCAAGCGCATCTTGCTCGAGCGCATCAAGCCCCTATGGGCACATGTCAGCTTCCTGTGGAAAGTGACGCTCAGGAATATTTTCCGCTACAAGCGCCGACTCGTGATGACCATCGTCGGTATCGCTGGCTGCACTGCGCTCTTGCTCACCGGTTTGAGCGTACGCAACGCTGTGCAGGACATTATCAACAACCAGTTCGGTGACATCATGCACTACAACCTGACTCTCGGGTTCAGAAGCGATGCGACCGACGAGGACAAACAGAACGCGATCCAGTACCTCGAGGACACGGGGCACTACAATAGCTCCGCTTGGGGCACGAGCTACAACATGCAGGCGGGCACCGATGGGCACGACCCTGAACAGATGCAGATGATCGTGCCGGAGGATACCTCCGAGATGTCAAAGCAGATCACGATGCGCGAGCGCGTGAGCAAACGCCCAGTTGAATTCGATGACAATTCCGTGTTGGTAACGGAGAAGATGGCGACAAACTTAGGGCTGCACGTGGGGGACACCGTACAGGTCTATCAACAGGATGAGATCGGCAATGCCACGGGCGATGGGACGCCGCTTAAGGTGACCGGGATCGTCGAGAACTACATCTACAACTACGTCTATGTCGGCAAAGATGCCTATAAGGCTGCCTTCAGCCAGGATCCGACTTTCGACCACCTCTACGCCAATGTCGGTGGGGGTGAAAGCGAGCATCAGGCCATCATGGAGGATCTCCATGGGCGTGACGGCACTGACACGGTGGTCTTCAACGATGAGACGATCAAGAGCTATCGGTCGATGATGTCGACGGTGGATCAGGTGATGATGATCCTCGTTATCTCCGCCGCTATGCTTGCCTTCATCGTGCTGTACAACCTGACCAACATCAACATCTCCGAGCGTGTGCGGGAGATCGCTAGCCTGCGTGTCTTAGGCTTTACACATCGGGAAGTCGAGATCTACGTTTTCCGTGAGACGCTGCTGCTGACGCTGTTGGGGGCCTTAATCGGCTTGGTTGGGGGCTACTTTATGGAACAGTTCGTCATCGTGACCGTTGAGGTCGACCTTGTGATGTTCGG